TGCTGTGTGGCAACGGTCACCGCCGGGTGGCATCTGACCGTCAACGTCGGCCAGTGGCGGTAGTCGATCTATTCGCCTGCGCCGAAGCAGTACAAATGTTGCCCGCCGCGGACGTAGAGACGATTGCCGGCGATCGCCGGCGTCGCGGCCACTCGCTCGTCTAGCTTGCGCTGCGCAGCGACTTCGGGATTGTCGCTAGCGGCGTCGATCGCGGAAATCACGCCGTCGGCAAGTGAGACGATGAAGATGTATCCGCCGGCTGCCACGGGGGACGCGTAATATTTGCCCGAGGCCCCGAGCCGCCTGTTCTCGTAGATCGTTTGGCCCTTCTCGGCGTCGTAGCACGATGCCAATCCGCCGTCGCGAACGAGGAAAATCCGGCCCCGATAGAAGAGCGGCGAAGGCACATAGGGCAATCCCTTGGTGTGTTTCCAGTCGATCGCCGTGTCGGTGATATCGCCTTCGCCTTTGGCCGTCACGGCCAGCAGGGAGTTCTTGCCTTGCTTCATATAGCTCAGATTCGCGTCCCACTCGTCGCGCGTGAGTTTGCCGTCGTGGTTCGTGTCGTTCGCGTCGAAGAAGTCCTTGAGGAAGCTCTTCTCCATCTCCGCCTTTTCCAATATGCCATCCTTGTTCGCGTCGAATTGTTTCAGTAAGTCGTCGTAACTCGGCATCGGCGAATCCGAGCCGGGCGACCAGCCGGCGAAATAGAGCCGCTTGCCATCGGTCACGGGCGACGTGCAATTGGCCGAGGGCAAACCGCGGAGCACCCAGCATTCCTTGCCGGAGTGCAGATCGTAGGCCTTCATCCGCAACGCTCCCGCCACGATCAGTTGCATCTCCTTGCCTTGGCCGCTGATCATGGGCGTGGAAAAAGCCGTTGGAACATTCGGCCGGTCCGCCTTCCACCGCTCCTCACCGGTTTCCGCGTCGAGGGCAAGAATCGCGGGGGCGTTTTTCTGGTCTCGAACGAGGATCACCAGGCCGTCGGCAAGAATCGGCGAAGTGCCGGTTCCGAAATCGTAATGTGTCTGGGCCACCGGAAGCTCGTGTTTCCATAGCAGATGGCCTTGGAAGTCGTAACAGAGGATTCCGCACGAGCCGAAATAACTTACCACCCGTTGCCCGTCGGTCGCGCAGGTTGAGGCGGCGGGGGAGCCTTCGATCGCGTGAAACTTCTCGATCTCCTTGGCCGGCGCCTCAGCCCGCCACAGCAGATGGCCATTGTCGCAATCGTAGGCCAAGGTCCAAAGCTTCCCATCCTCCACTGCGGTCAAGAATAGATGCTTGCCCCAGACGCAGGGGGAGGAAACGCCC
The DNA window shown above is from Pirellulales bacterium and carries:
- a CDS encoding PQQ-binding-like beta-propeller repeat protein, with amino-acid sequence MFCRIFICLTMCVAATAALAEDNWPRFRGPNGSGVSESQHPPVPIDRDSMLRWKVAVPAGVSSPCVWGKHLFLTAVEDGKLWTLAYDCDNGHLLWRAEAPAKEIEKFHAIEGSPAASTCATDGQRVVSYFGSCGILCYDFQGHLLWKHELPVAQTHYDFGTGTSPILADGLVILVRDQKNAPAILALDAETGEERWKADRPNVPTAFSTPMISGQGKEMQLIVAGALRMKAYDLHSGKECWVLRGLPSANCTSPVTDGKRLYFAGWSPGSDSPMPSYDDLLKQFDANKDGILEKAEMEKSFLKDFFDANDTNHDGKLTRDEWDANLSYMKQGKNSLLAVTAKGEGDITDTAIDWKHTKGLPYVPSPLFYRGRIFLVRDGGLASCYDAEKGQTIYENRRLGASGKYYASPVAAGGYIFIVSLADGVISAIDAASDNPEVAAQRKLDERVAATPAIAGNRLYVRGGQHLYCFGAGE